In Asanoa sp. WMMD1127, one genomic interval encodes:
- a CDS encoding YbjN domain-containing protein, translated as MSDALAAARDLPPGPDKVAELDAVVTAADRAGDVRLGFEARLDLIDACLDAAEPARVLGLFAWCRAAADREPMLFTDTELALLRYYHLWAVGTFRASPGVGLAETQALLADLERRFEQDKRPLFATHRLRAEIADHLGDLAAARDWLARCDAELPAVPDADFFTDGQAGDTGFCPSCYLADRAFLHAAWGDWAAAVEAAEPVLRVEASCPEQPDRALAALMIPYLRLGRFDEAAQAHLRSYRRHRLDRASFPLLADHLRFCALAGLAGRGVDLLETHLGDLDDPYDELSAMRFAAAGTLVCRRATAEGLGDRRLHRPTHGDRPAADVTVRELGTVLASVAATLAARFDARNGTDHQSRLVGDWLAELPVVTSGAIRLDDAPLGPLTLEALVEALDARGDHYAVDEDGLVGGRWPGAYIQFERLGERREILQVRVVAERRLPASRLIEAYEFCNAWNHDKLMPKAYVHDTGEGELLLAGEVTTDLEYGATAGQLATLVNAAIATGTTFAAAVADLPT; from the coding sequence GTGAGCGACGCCCTCGCCGCCGCCCGCGACCTGCCGCCCGGCCCCGACAAGGTGGCCGAGCTCGACGCCGTGGTCACCGCGGCCGACCGGGCCGGCGACGTCCGGCTCGGCTTCGAGGCCCGGCTGGACCTGATCGACGCCTGCCTCGACGCGGCCGAGCCCGCCCGGGTGCTGGGCCTGTTCGCCTGGTGCCGGGCCGCCGCCGACCGCGAGCCGATGCTGTTCACCGACACCGAGCTGGCCCTGCTGCGCTACTACCACCTGTGGGCGGTCGGCACGTTCCGCGCGTCGCCGGGCGTCGGCCTGGCCGAGACCCAGGCGCTGCTGGCCGACCTGGAGCGGCGGTTCGAGCAGGACAAGCGGCCGCTGTTCGCGACCCACCGGCTGCGGGCGGAGATCGCCGACCACCTGGGCGACCTGGCCGCCGCGCGCGACTGGCTGGCCCGCTGCGACGCGGAGCTGCCGGCCGTGCCGGACGCGGATTTCTTCACGGACGGCCAGGCGGGCGACACCGGGTTCTGCCCGAGCTGCTACCTGGCCGACCGGGCGTTCCTGCACGCGGCCTGGGGCGACTGGGCGGCCGCGGTCGAGGCGGCCGAGCCGGTGCTGCGGGTCGAGGCGAGCTGCCCCGAGCAGCCGGACCGCGCCCTGGCCGCCCTGATGATCCCCTACCTGCGGCTCGGCCGGTTCGACGAGGCGGCCCAGGCGCACCTGCGCTCCTACCGGCGGCACCGGCTCGACCGCGCCTCGTTCCCGCTGCTCGCCGACCACCTGCGGTTCTGTGCGCTGGCCGGGCTGGCCGGGCGCGGCGTCGACCTGCTGGAGACGCACCTCGGCGACCTGGACGACCCCTACGACGAGCTGTCGGCGATGCGCTTCGCGGCGGCCGGCACGCTGGTCTGCCGGCGGGCCACCGCGGAGGGCCTCGGCGACCGCCGGCTGCACCGGCCGACCCACGGCGACCGCCCCGCCGCCGACGTGACGGTGCGTGAGCTGGGCACGGTGCTCGCCTCCGTGGCGGCGACGCTGGCCGCCCGGTTCGACGCGCGCAACGGCACCGACCACCAGTCCCGGCTGGTCGGCGACTGGCTGGCCGAGCTGCCGGTGGTAACCAGCGGCGCGATCCGGCTCGACGACGCCCCGCTGGGCCCGCTGACGCTCGAAGCGCTCGTCGAGGCGCTGGACGCGCGCGGCGACCATTACGCGGTCGACGAGGACGGGCTGGTCGGCGGGCGCTGGCCGGGCGCGTACATCCAGTTCGAGCGGCTCGGCGAGCGGCGCGAGATCCTGCAGGTGCGGGTGGTGGCGGAGCGGCGGCTGCCGGCCAGCCGTTTGATCGAGGCCTATGAGTTCTGCAACGCCTGGAACCACGACAAGCTGATGCCGAAGGCCTACGTGCACGACACCGGCGAGGGCGAGCTGCTGCTGGCCGGCGAGGTGACCACGGACCTGGAGTACGGCGCCACCGCCGGCCAGCTGGCCACCCTGGTCAATGCCGCGATCGCCACGGGCACCACGTTCGCGGCGGCCGTCGCGGACCTGCCAACCTAG
- a CDS encoding YbjN domain-containing protein produces the protein MDSAGGALLPLTNELIAGVLDGHGYAFAQDADGDLVGRWDDNLIYFFRLGRGGEILQVRTLASRTFGIDDVLPLYTFCNGWNQDRLWPKAFVHVNDDGTVRVVGEVVADLEHGVTADQLDQILACGISSGCQLAETLERLKL, from the coding sequence GTGGATTCGGCGGGCGGGGCGTTGCTGCCCCTGACCAACGAGCTGATCGCGGGCGTTCTCGACGGGCACGGTTACGCCTTCGCCCAGGACGCCGACGGCGACCTCGTCGGCCGGTGGGACGACAACCTGATCTATTTCTTCCGGCTCGGCCGGGGCGGCGAGATCCTGCAGGTCCGCACGCTGGCCAGCCGGACCTTCGGCATCGACGACGTGCTGCCGCTCTACACCTTCTGCAACGGCTGGAACCAGGATCGGCTGTGGCCGAAGGCGTTCGTCCACGTCAACGACGACGGCACCGTACGCGTCGTCGGTGAGGTGGTCGCCGACCTCGAGCACGGCGTCACCGCCGACCAGCTCGACCAGATCCTGGCCTGCGGGATCTCCAGTGGCTGCCAGCTCGCCGAGACGCTCGAACGGCTGAAGCTGTGA
- a CDS encoding DNA translocase FtsK: MPGRATQTSRRRTAASSRASTTTRGRTPASTTRARSTYRRRQPSSVGYLVGRAGGALWMGLAHSIGWVVRGVGRQAATARDLDPEHRRDGAGLLLLGCAILTSVAVWFSSAGPVGQRIEDGVRLFIGAIAVALPVLLLIWAIRLMRPLVEPEHRGRGLVGWGSLLVAVAGILHISQAPIDTAQRDHAGGLIGAAVGATLERAVTAWVAVPLLVLLLLFGVLVVTATPINKVPERLGLLVALLLGRPLPADSDQDPEPFDEDDEEAAPAARRRPTTRRRQGSKVLGLGDDESAPADDDEVIHDTVALPRTKPAKVPAVRKQAPEPPAHSPLPTRAEQLAINAVEGAYLLPPANLLRGGSAPKTRSKANDEVIAALQGVFEQFDVDAAVTGFTRGPTVTRYEVELGLGVKVERITQLSRNIAYAVKSPDVRILSPIPGKSAVGVEIPNSDREDVALGDVLRSHAATSDHHPMLVALGKDIEGGYVVANLAKMPHILIAGATGAGKSSCLNSLLVSILSRATPDEVRLVLIDPKRVELTSYEGIPHLVTPIITNPKKAADSLDWVVREMDMRYDDLAAAGVRHIDDYNRKVRAGQIKAPPGSEREIRPYPYLLVIVDELADLMMVAPRDVEDSVVRITQLARAAGIHLVLATQRPSVDVVTGLIKANVPSRLAFATSSLADSRVILDQPGAEKLIGRGDGLFLPMGASKPVRIQGAWVNESEITDIVNFCKKQREPEFRPDVLTKPEDPKKKIDEEIGDDLDLLVQAIELVVTSQFGSTSMLQRKLRVGFAKAGRLMDLMETRGIVGPSEGSKARDVLVKPDELEEALAGLRVE, from the coding sequence ATGCCGGGCCGCGCCACGCAGACGAGCCGGCGCCGCACCGCGGCGTCGAGCCGGGCCAGCACGACCACCCGCGGGCGCACCCCGGCCAGCACCACCCGGGCCCGCTCGACCTACCGCCGGCGCCAGCCCAGCAGCGTCGGCTACCTGGTCGGCCGGGCCGGCGGAGCCCTCTGGATGGGGCTGGCGCACAGCATCGGCTGGGTCGTCCGGGGCGTCGGCCGGCAGGCCGCCACCGCCCGCGACCTCGACCCCGAGCACCGCCGCGACGGCGCCGGCCTGCTGCTGCTCGGCTGCGCGATCCTGACCTCCGTCGCGGTCTGGTTCTCCTCGGCCGGTCCCGTCGGCCAGCGGATCGAGGACGGCGTCCGGCTGTTCATCGGCGCCATCGCCGTGGCGCTGCCCGTGCTGCTGCTGATCTGGGCGATCCGGCTCATGCGGCCGCTGGTCGAGCCCGAGCACCGCGGCCGCGGCCTGGTCGGGTGGGGTTCGCTGCTGGTCGCGGTGGCCGGCATCCTGCACATCAGCCAGGCGCCGATCGACACCGCCCAGCGCGACCACGCCGGCGGGCTGATCGGCGCCGCGGTGGGGGCCACGCTCGAGCGGGCGGTCACCGCCTGGGTCGCCGTGCCGCTGCTCGTGCTGCTGCTGCTCTTCGGCGTGCTGGTGGTCACCGCCACCCCGATCAACAAGGTCCCCGAGCGGCTCGGCCTGCTCGTCGCGCTGCTGCTCGGCCGGCCGCTGCCGGCCGACTCCGACCAGGACCCCGAGCCGTTCGACGAGGACGACGAGGAGGCGGCGCCGGCCGCCCGCCGCCGGCCCACGACCCGCCGCCGGCAGGGCAGCAAGGTGCTCGGCCTCGGCGACGACGAGTCGGCCCCAGCCGACGACGACGAGGTGATCCACGACACCGTCGCGCTGCCGCGGACCAAGCCGGCCAAGGTGCCCGCCGTCCGCAAGCAGGCGCCGGAGCCGCCGGCCCACTCGCCGCTGCCGACCCGGGCCGAGCAGCTGGCCATCAACGCGGTCGAGGGCGCCTACCTGTTGCCGCCGGCCAACCTGTTGCGGGGCGGCAGCGCGCCGAAGACCCGCAGCAAGGCCAACGACGAGGTGATCGCGGCGCTGCAGGGCGTCTTCGAGCAGTTCGACGTCGACGCGGCCGTGACCGGGTTCACCCGTGGGCCGACGGTCACCCGCTACGAGGTCGAGCTCGGGCTCGGCGTCAAGGTCGAGCGGATCACCCAGCTCTCGCGCAACATCGCGTACGCCGTGAAGTCTCCCGACGTGCGGATCCTCAGCCCGATCCCGGGCAAGAGCGCGGTCGGTGTGGAGATCCCCAACTCCGACCGCGAGGACGTGGCGCTCGGCGACGTGTTGCGCTCGCACGCGGCCACCTCCGACCACCACCCGATGCTGGTCGCGCTCGGCAAGGACATCGAGGGCGGCTACGTGGTGGCCAACCTGGCCAAGATGCCGCACATCCTGATCGCCGGCGCGACCGGCGCGGGCAAGTCGTCCTGCCTCAACTCGCTGCTGGTCTCGATCCTGAGCCGGGCCACGCCCGACGAGGTGCGGCTGGTGCTGATCGACCCGAAGCGTGTGGAGCTGACCTCCTACGAGGGCATCCCGCACCTGGTCACGCCGATCATCACCAACCCCAAGAAGGCGGCCGACTCGCTGGACTGGGTCGTGCGCGAGATGGACATGCGCTACGACGACCTGGCCGCGGCCGGCGTGCGCCACATCGACGACTACAACCGCAAGGTCCGGGCCGGCCAGATCAAGGCGCCGCCGGGCAGCGAGCGGGAGATCCGGCCTTATCCCTACCTGCTGGTGATCGTCGACGAGCTCGCCGACCTGATGATGGTGGCGCCGCGCGACGTCGAGGACTCGGTCGTCCGGATCACGCAGCTGGCCCGGGCCGCGGGCATCCACCTGGTGCTGGCCACCCAGCGCCCGTCGGTCGACGTGGTGACCGGCCTGATCAAGGCCAACGTGCCGTCGCGGCTCGCGTTCGCCACGTCGTCGCTGGCCGACTCGCGGGTCATCCTCGACCAGCCCGGCGCCGAGAAGCTGATCGGCCGCGGCGACGGGCTGTTCCTGCCGATGGGCGCGTCGAAGCCGGTCCGGATCCAGGGCGCCTGGGTCAACGAGTCCGAGATCACCGACATCGTCAACTTCTGCAAGAAGCAGCGCGAGCCGGAGTTCCGGCCGGACGTGCTGACCAAGCCCGAAGACCCGAAGAAGAAGATCGACGAGGAGATTGGCGACGACCTCGACCTGCTGGTGCAGGCGATCGAGCTCGTGGTCACCTCGCAGTTCGGGTCGACGTCGATGCTCCAGCGCAAGTTGCGGGTCGGCTTCGCCAAGGCCGGCCGGCTGATGGACCTGATGGAGACGCGGGGCATCGTCGGCCCCTCCGAGGGGTCGAAGGCCCGCGACGTGCTCGTCAAACCTGATGAGTTGGAGGAGGCGCTGGCCGGTCTCCGCGTCGAATGA
- a CDS encoding ornithine cyclodeaminase family protein, with amino-acid sequence MPLLLTDADVVARLDAPTAVAAMRDALVAAHAGQLIAPPRASAVLEGGRLVMTAGHLADEWYGFRSYDTFGHADGEQLVVLHDARDGRIRAIAVGEEIGSRRTGALGGAAVDLLARADAVSVGVIGSGRQAWTQVWATAAVRPVRSVRVFSRSAARRSAFAARVTDSLGLPAVAVDSAAAAVDGQDVVIVATTSERPVLAAADLAPGAHVNLVGFKQQGRAEFGLDLVGRAGVLATDSPAQAGSYDPPLLLGGTPLRDLGAIAAGAAPGRASAEEISVFLSVGLAGTEVFLLDRVAALLTSADVG; translated from the coding sequence GTGCCGCTGCTGCTGACCGATGCCGACGTCGTCGCCCGGCTCGATGCGCCGACGGCCGTCGCGGCCATGCGCGACGCGCTGGTCGCGGCGCACGCCGGTCAGCTGATCGCGCCACCCCGGGCCAGCGCGGTGCTCGAAGGCGGCCGGCTGGTGATGACCGCGGGACACCTCGCCGACGAGTGGTACGGGTTCCGGTCCTACGACACCTTCGGGCACGCCGACGGCGAGCAACTCGTGGTGCTGCACGACGCCCGCGACGGGCGGATCCGGGCGATCGCGGTCGGCGAGGAGATCGGCTCACGGCGGACCGGGGCGCTGGGCGGGGCGGCCGTCGACCTGCTGGCTCGGGCTGACGCGGTCAGCGTCGGGGTGATCGGGTCCGGGCGGCAGGCGTGGACGCAGGTCTGGGCGACGGCCGCGGTCCGGCCGGTGCGGTCGGTGCGGGTGTTCAGCCGGTCGGCGGCGCGGCGGTCCGCGTTCGCGGCGCGGGTCACCGACTCCCTGGGCCTCCCGGCGGTGGCCGTGGACAGCGCGGCCGCCGCGGTGGACGGGCAGGACGTGGTGATCGTGGCGACGACCAGCGAACGGCCGGTGCTGGCCGCGGCCGACCTGGCGCCGGGGGCGCACGTCAACCTGGTCGGGTTCAAGCAGCAGGGGCGGGCGGAGTTCGGGCTCGACCTGGTGGGGCGGGCCGGAGTGCTGGCCACGGACTCGCCGGCGCAGGCAGGCTCCTACGACCCGCCGTTGTTGCTGGGTGGCACGCCGCTGCGCGACCTGGGCGCGATCGCGGCCGGGGCGGCGCCGGGGCGTGCCTCCGCCGAGGAGATCTCCGTGTTCCTGTCGGTGGGACTCGCGGGCACCGAGGTGTTCCTGCTCGATCGGGTGGCCGCGCTGCTGACGTCCGCGGACGTCGGATGA
- the rimO gene encoding 30S ribosomal protein S12 methylthiotransferase RimO — protein MSASSSTDDARRRVALLTLGCARNEVDSEELAARLHGGGWDVTTDGEGADVVLVNTCGFVEKAKHDSIQTLLAAADTGAKVVAAGCMAERYGKELADSLPEAQAVLGFDDYPDIAARLDAVLAGETIDAHVPRDRRELLPLTPVARRAAAVVQPGHGPIVDEHTPAHLRGVLRRRLDRGPVASLKLASGCDRRCTFCAIPAFRGAFVSRTPDELLAEAEWLAGTGVRELVLVSENSTSYGKDLGDPRALEKLLPQLAAVPGIVRVRASYLQPAETRPGLVEAIATTPGVAPYFDLSFQHSSEPVLRRMRRFGSTARFLELLASARSLTPSLGARSNFIVGFPGETRGDFDELVRFLTEARLDAIGVFDYSDEDGTEAAGFADKVKTATIKRRYDKLSALADELCSQRAEERVGGFVDVLVDTVADGVVEGRGEHQAPEVDGSTTLVAPADGSVDLAALVPGDLVRARVTASEGVDLVAVPVEMISAARPLAAVAR, from the coding sequence GTGTCCGCTTCCTCCTCGACCGATGACGCCCGTCGCCGGGTCGCGCTGCTGACCCTGGGCTGCGCCCGCAACGAGGTCGACTCCGAGGAGCTGGCCGCCCGGTTGCACGGCGGTGGCTGGGACGTGACCACCGACGGCGAGGGCGCCGACGTGGTCCTCGTCAACACGTGCGGTTTCGTCGAGAAGGCCAAGCACGACTCGATCCAGACGCTGCTCGCCGCCGCCGACACCGGCGCCAAGGTGGTCGCCGCCGGGTGCATGGCCGAGCGCTACGGCAAGGAGCTGGCCGACAGCCTGCCCGAGGCGCAGGCGGTGCTGGGCTTCGACGACTACCCCGACATCGCCGCCCGGCTCGACGCCGTCCTGGCCGGCGAGACGATCGACGCGCACGTGCCCCGGGACCGCCGCGAGCTGCTGCCGCTGACGCCCGTGGCCCGGCGCGCGGCCGCCGTGGTGCAGCCGGGGCACGGTCCGATCGTCGACGAGCACACCCCCGCCCACCTGCGCGGCGTGCTGCGGCGCCGGCTCGACCGTGGCCCGGTGGCCTCGCTCAAGCTGGCCAGCGGGTGCGACCGGCGGTGCACGTTCTGCGCGATTCCGGCGTTCCGGGGCGCGTTCGTCTCGCGTACGCCCGACGAACTGCTCGCCGAGGCCGAGTGGCTGGCCGGCACCGGGGTCCGCGAGCTGGTCCTGGTCAGCGAGAACTCGACCTCCTACGGCAAGGACCTCGGCGACCCGCGGGCGCTGGAGAAGCTGTTGCCGCAGCTCGCCGCCGTGCCGGGGATCGTCCGGGTGCGGGCGAGCTACCTGCAGCCGGCCGAGACCCGCCCCGGCCTGGTCGAGGCGATCGCGACGACGCCCGGTGTGGCGCCCTACTTCGACCTGTCGTTCCAGCACTCCAGCGAGCCGGTGCTGCGCAGGATGCGGCGCTTCGGCTCGACCGCGCGCTTCCTGGAGCTGCTGGCGTCGGCCCGTTCCCTGACGCCGTCGTTGGGCGCGCGCTCGAACTTCATCGTCGGCTTCCCCGGCGAGACCCGCGGCGACTTCGACGAGCTGGTCCGGTTCCTGACCGAGGCCCGGCTCGACGCGATCGGCGTCTTCGACTACAGCGACGAGGACGGCACCGAGGCGGCCGGCTTCGCCGACAAGGTCAAGACCGCCACGATCAAGCGGCGGTACGACAAGCTCAGCGCGCTGGCCGACGAGCTCTGCTCGCAGCGGGCCGAGGAGCGGGTCGGCGGTTTCGTCGACGTGCTGGTCGACACCGTCGCCGACGGGGTGGTGGAAGGCCGCGGCGAGCACCAGGCGCCCGAGGTCGACGGCTCGACCACCCTGGTGGCGCCGGCCGACGGCTCGGTCGACCTGGCCGCGCTCGTCCCCGGTGACCTGGTCCGGGCCCGCGTCACCGCCTCGGAAGGCGTCGACCTGGTCGCGGTGCCGGTCGAGATGATCAGCGCCGCGCGTCCGCTTGCGGCGGTCGCCCGGTGA
- a CDS encoding CinA family protein, protein MLVERGETLAVAESLTGGLLAATIVEVAGVSAVFRGGLVVYATDLKASLAGVPEPLLASQGPVDPDVALALAEGTRRACRADWAIATTGVAGPEPQDDKPVGLVYVAVAGPGGRRVDELRLDGGRAAVRAGAVSHALELLAELLRSPAANNSRSERAGV, encoded by the coding sequence ATGTTGGTCGAACGGGGTGAGACCCTGGCCGTCGCCGAGTCGCTGACCGGGGGACTGCTGGCCGCGACGATCGTCGAGGTCGCCGGGGTCAGCGCCGTGTTCCGGGGCGGCCTCGTCGTCTACGCGACCGACCTCAAGGCCAGCCTCGCCGGCGTCCCGGAGCCGCTGCTCGCCAGCCAGGGGCCGGTCGACCCCGACGTCGCCCTGGCCCTGGCCGAGGGGACGCGGCGGGCCTGCCGGGCCGACTGGGCGATCGCCACGACCGGCGTCGCCGGGCCGGAGCCGCAGGACGACAAGCCGGTCGGGCTGGTCTACGTCGCCGTGGCGGGGCCGGGCGGGCGCCGGGTCGACGAGCTGCGGCTCGACGGGGGCCGGGCGGCCGTCCGCGCCGGCGCTGTTTCCCACGCCCTGGAACTGCTGGCCGAGCTGCTGCGTTCGCCTGCGGCGAACAATTCGCGCTCCGAGCGGGCGGGTGTCTAG
- a CDS encoding helix-turn-helix transcriptional regulator — MVLLRRVIGDALRARRQGQHRTLREVSTAANVSLGYLSEIERGQKEASSELLSSICDALDTQLSQLLREASDTLALAEQMEGVLVGVGDDETPPELEPARVEPTTPVLDPAQAPEPAAAPAAALATRSTRNQAPVRQVATDGKVSVSVHQTSPLKATLRAKRNAGGQRDRDVVFAA; from the coding sequence ATGGTCCTGCTACGTCGGGTGATCGGCGACGCATTGCGCGCACGGCGACAGGGGCAGCATCGGACCCTGCGCGAGGTCTCCACGGCCGCCAACGTGAGCCTGGGCTACCTCTCCGAGATCGAGCGGGGGCAGAAAGAGGCCTCCAGCGAGCTGCTCTCGTCCATCTGTGACGCCCTCGACACCCAGCTGTCCCAGTTGCTCCGCGAAGCCAGCGACACGCTGGCGCTGGCCGAGCAGATGGAGGGCGTGCTGGTCGGCGTCGGCGACGACGAGACGCCGCCCGAGCTCGAGCCCGCTCGCGTCGAGCCGACCACGCCGGTGCTCGATCCGGCGCAGGCCCCGGAGCCCGCAGCCGCCCCGGCGGCCGCGCTGGCCACCCGGTCGACGCGCAACCAGGCCCCGGTGCGCCAGGTGGCGACCGACGGCAAGGTGTCGGTCTCGGTGCACCAGACCTCGCCGCTCAAGGCCACCCTGCGGGCCAAGCGCAACGCCGGCGGTCAGCGCGACCGCGACGTCGTCTTCGCCGCCTGA
- a CDS encoding PspA/IM30 family protein: MANPFVKGWRYMMALFGAKIDEYADPKVQIQQAVEDAQRQHQALVQQAAAVIGNQRQLEMKLSRQMSEVEKLGSMARQSLVLADKARAEGNESEAGKYEQTAQQLASQLVSAEQGMEDLKSLHDQAINAAGQARKAVENNQMILQQKLAERTKLLSQLEQARMQETVARSLESMSSLTAAPGNTPSFDEVRERIERRYANAMGRAELASNSVEGRMLEVQRSSLDMAGASRLEQIRASMAGEKLGSGAERPAVEAPAEAQQGNGEQQKEPEADVAGIARLDELRASMSKDKNPGGSSAAG, from the coding sequence ATGGCGAACCCGTTCGTCAAGGGGTGGCGTTACATGATGGCGCTCTTCGGCGCCAAGATCGACGAGTACGCCGACCCGAAGGTGCAGATCCAGCAGGCGGTCGAAGACGCCCAGCGGCAGCACCAGGCGCTCGTGCAGCAGGCGGCCGCCGTGATCGGCAATCAGCGCCAGCTCGAGATGAAGCTGTCCCGCCAGATGTCCGAGGTCGAGAAGCTCGGCTCGATGGCGCGGCAGTCGCTGGTGCTGGCCGACAAGGCCCGGGCGGAGGGCAACGAGTCCGAGGCGGGTAAGTACGAGCAGACCGCCCAGCAGCTCGCCTCCCAGCTGGTCTCGGCCGAGCAGGGCATGGAAGACCTCAAGAGCCTGCACGACCAGGCGATCAACGCCGCCGGGCAGGCCCGCAAGGCCGTCGAGAACAACCAGATGATCCTCCAGCAGAAGCTCGCCGAGCGCACCAAGCTGCTCAGCCAGCTCGAGCAGGCCCGCATGCAGGAGACGGTCGCCCGCTCGCTGGAGTCGATGTCGTCGCTGACCGCGGCACCGGGCAACACGCCGTCGTTCGACGAGGTCCGCGAGCGCATCGAGCGGCGCTACGCCAACGCGATGGGCCGCGCCGAGCTGGCCTCCAACTCGGTCGAGGGCCGGATGCTCGAGGTCCAGCGGTCGAGCCTCGACATGGCCGGCGCCAGCCGGCTCGAGCAGATCCGGGCCAGCATGGCCGGCGAGAAGCTGGGCAGCGGGGCCGAGCGCCCGGCCGTCGAGGCGCCCGCCGAGGCCCAGCAGGGCAACGGCGAGCAGCAGAAGGAGCCGGAGGCCGACGTCGCCGGCATAGCGCGCCTCGACGAGCTGCGCGCCAGCATGTCCAAGGACAAGAACCCCGGCGGATCGAGCGCCGCCGGCTGA
- a CDS encoding DNA-formamidopyrimidine glycosylase family protein, with the protein MPEGDTVWNTARTLQRAIGGGELTASDFRVPRLATTKLTGWRVLESTARGKHLLLRLRDPAGTDRTLHSHLRMDGAWRAYAPGERWAAKPAHLIRVVLRTADAVAVGYHLHDLSLVPTARESELVGHLGPDLLGPDWDAAEAVRRISAHPDLAIAEALLDQRNLAGIGNLYKCEALFLRGIWPWTPVRAVPDLPGLVSLAQRLLANNRGRWLQTTTGSLRKSEANYVYGRRAQPCRRCATAIQKAELGERVTYWCPYCQPKPDDL; encoded by the coding sequence GTGCCCGAAGGTGACACCGTCTGGAACACCGCCCGCACGCTCCAGCGCGCGATCGGCGGCGGTGAGCTGACCGCGTCGGACTTCCGGGTGCCCCGGCTGGCGACCACCAAGCTGACCGGCTGGCGGGTCCTGGAGTCGACGGCGCGCGGCAAGCACCTGCTGCTGCGCCTGCGCGACCCGGCCGGCACCGACCGCACGCTGCACTCCCACCTGCGGATGGACGGGGCCTGGCGGGCGTACGCGCCGGGTGAGCGCTGGGCCGCCAAGCCCGCCCACCTGATCCGCGTGGTCCTGCGCACGGCCGACGCGGTCGCCGTCGGTTATCACCTGCACGACCTGTCACTCGTGCCCACCGCCCGCGAGTCGGAGCTCGTCGGCCACCTCGGCCCCGACCTGCTCGGCCCCGACTGGGACGCGGCCGAGGCCGTGCGCCGGATCTCGGCCCACCCGGACCTCGCGATCGCCGAGGCCCTGCTCGACCAGCGCAACCTGGCCGGGATCGGCAACCTCTACAAGTGCGAGGCGCTGTTCCTGCGCGGCATCTGGCCATGGACCCCGGTGCGCGCCGTGCCCGACCTGCCCGGCCTGGTCTCCCTCGCCCAACGCCTGCTGGCCAACAACCGCGGGCGCTGGCTGCAGACCACCACGGGCTCACTGCGCAAGAGCGAAGCCAACTACGTCTACGGCCGCCGCGCCCAACCCTGCCGCCGCTGCGCCACCGCGATCCAGAAAGCCGAACTGGGCGAGCGAGTCACCTACTGGTGCCCCTACTGCCAACCCAAACCTGACGATCTTTGA
- a CDS encoding SAM-dependent chlorinase/fluorinase, giving the protein MWISFTTDYGRLDGFVAACHGAIARIAPAARVIDITHEVPPGDVARGAVVLAQTVGDLPTAVHLAVVDPGVGTARRPIALRAPGGLLVGPDNGLLIGAAEALGGIAEAVELRNPAWRAPTVTRTFHGRDIFAPAAAQLVDGAPLADAGPAIDPAELVRLPEPSVEAGEGWLAAQVLSVDRFGNVQLAATALPAPRGSAVTIADEPGRVGETFADAPPGGLVLLIDSAGRVAVAANGAPADVALGVRPGDMVRITVGPVGQD; this is encoded by the coding sequence ATGTGGATCAGCTTCACCACCGACTACGGCCGCCTCGACGGTTTCGTCGCCGCCTGTCACGGGGCGATCGCCCGGATCGCCCCGGCCGCCCGGGTCATCGACATCACGCACGAGGTGCCGCCGGGCGACGTCGCCCGGGGTGCGGTGGTGCTCGCGCAGACCGTCGGTGACCTGCCGACCGCCGTACACCTTGCGGTGGTGGATCCCGGTGTCGGCACCGCCCGGCGGCCGATCGCGCTGCGCGCCCCCGGTGGGTTGCTCGTCGGGCCCGACAACGGCCTGCTGATCGGTGCGGCCGAGGCGCTGGGCGGCATCGCGGAGGCGGTCGAGCTGCGCAACCCGGCATGGCGGGCCCCGACGGTCACCCGCACGTTCCACGGCCGCGACATCTTCGCGCCGGCCGCCGCCCAGCTCGTCGACGGCGCGCCGCTGGCCGACGCCGGCCCGGCCATCGACCCGGCCGAGCTGGTCCGCCTGCCGGAGCCGTCCGTGGAGGCCGGCGAGGGCTGGCTGGCGGCCCAGGTGCTCTCGGTGGACCGCTTCGGCAACGTCCAGCTCGCCGCCACCGCCCTCCCGGCGCCCCGGGGCAGCGCGGTCACGATCGCGGACGAGCCCGGGCGGGTCGGCGAGACGTTCGCCGACGCCCCGCCCGGCGGCCTGGTGTTGTTGATCGACTCGGCCGGCCGGGTGGCGGTGGCGGCCAACGGCGCGCCCGCCGACGTCGCCCTGGGCGTGCGCCCCGGCGACATGGTGCGGATTACCGTCGGCCCCGTGGGGCAGGATTGA